The following are from one region of the Penaeus vannamei isolate JL-2024 chromosome 28, ASM4276789v1, whole genome shotgun sequence genome:
- the LOC113812914 gene encoding glycerol-3-phosphate acyltransferase 3-like: MSYPSVLEPYAGLISTIGLWEDAVPYVVWGHVLVFVCLLVVASVGRRLKLRRKYVDILDGVFQFVAARTEEPGLDQEDEEDFDDEGLVICPESPRADPSLHPGTFELHDTLPYLTAGMRAVVQDCVSKSFTSAELRTWNMLSRTKQRRHLRMSPSMTAFWAAGVVVRYGFLLPMRVLVLALSLATLVVLCSGVGLLPDTPLKKRVNAWVVSWCFDFVAGAISVVARFHNKENRPNYGIAVANHTSPIDSMVLATDQCYDMVGQKARGILGVFMTALSRSSTHIWFERGSTKERAEAAARLQAHASNHNLPPILIYPEGTCVNNTAVMQFKKGAFEIDSVIYPIAIRFDPRYGDPFWYQDTFGQYILSMMTSWAIVCDVWYLPPTRRGPRESGAAFASRVKGLIAHKGGFVELAWDGFVKLQTTKNEAWEKKQNTWKQMQQREYAKHLNKDEEKEE, encoded by the exons ATGAGTTATCCTTCGGTCCTGGAGCCGTACGCGGGCCTCATCTCGACGATCGGCCTGTGGGAGGACGCGGTGCCCTACGTGGTGTGGGGCCACGTCCTCGTCTTCGTGTGCCTCCTGGTGGTGGCCAGCGTGGGCAGGAGGCTGAAGCTGCGCAGGAAGTACGTGGACATCCTGGACGGGGTGTTCCAGTTCGTGGCGGCGAGGACGGAGGAGCCCGGGCTCGaccaggaggacgaggaggacttCGACGACGAGGG GTTGGTCATCTGCCCCGAGTCCCCCCGCGCGGACCCCAGCCTCCACCCGGGCACGTTCGAGCTGCACGACACTCTGCCGTACCTGACGGCGGGCATGCGGGCAGTGGTGCAGGACTGCGTGAGCAAGAGCTTCACCTCCGCCGAACTGCGCACGTGGAACATGTTGTCCAG GACGAAGCAGCGACGGCACCTGCGCATGAGCCCCTCGATGACGGCGTTCTGGGCGGCGGGCGTGGTGGTGCGCTACGGGTTCCTGCTGCCGATGCGCGTGCTGGTGCTGGCGCTGAGCCTGGCGACGCTGGTGGTGCTGTGCTCGGGCGTGGGCCTCCTGCCCGACACGCCCCTCAAGAAGCGCGTCAACGCCTGGGTAGTCAGCTGGTGCTTCGACTTCGTGGCCGGCGCCATCTCCGTCGTGGCCAG GTTCCACAACAAGGAGAACCGCCCCAACTACGGCATCGCCGTCGCCAACCACACGTCGCCCATCGACTCCATGGTCCTCGCCACCGACCAGTGCTACGACATG GTCGGACAAAAGGCAAGGGGTATTCTTGGCGTGTTCATGACGGCGTTGTCTCGGTCCTCCACGCATATCTGGTTCGAGCGAGGCAGCACCAAGGAACGGGCTGAGGCTGCGGCAAG GTTACAGGCCCACGCCTCgaaccacaacctcccccccatcctGATCTACCCCGAAGGAACCTGCGTCAACAACACGGCCGTGATGCAGTTCAAGAAGGGGGCCTTTGAG ATCGACAGTGTGATCTACCCGATCGCCATCCGCTTCGACCCCCGCTACGGCGACCCCTTCTGGTACCAGGACACCTTCGGCCAGTACATCCTGAGCATGATGACGTCATGGGCCATCGTGTGCGACGTGTGGTACCTCCCGCCCACGCGCAGGGGCCCCAGGGAGTCGGGGGCGGCCTTCGCGAGCAG aGTCAAAGGCTTAATCGCACACAAGGGAGGCTTCGTCGAGCTCGCCTGGGACGGGTTCGTGAAGCTTCAGACCACGAAGAACGAAGCGTGGGAGAAGAAACAGAACACGTGGAAACAGATGCAGCAGAGAGAATACGCGAAGCACTTGaataaagatgaggagaaggaggaatga
- the LOC113812906 gene encoding uncharacterized protein translates to MFALLLYPLLALLSGSLIEARLSVWGSGNSGLSYVKSEQYGDFLVMQNQTLKQALVYESLAAENMCECRTFCWSSLRCNSATLKEGVSRVTCDLSESGPSNATAEARTGVTSSIFWLEPLNLTYLEVLPRGIYWVPAFKTNFTAAASICSSVFGHRLMVVKKESERQLMSRAAMAMKAPILLHLTKSKAGEPVWGDGTSYTNTVMASTVQPGMMHSAMPVYKYVLNRNYPALMETDYVTEDFFLCQGDLDQ, encoded by the exons AtgttcgccctcctcctctaccccctcctcgccCTGCTCTCTGGTTCTCTGATAGAAGCCAGACTTTCGGTTTGGGGAAGCGGGAACAGCGGCCTTTCGTACGTCAAAAGCGAGCAGTACGGTGATTTTCTGGTCATGCAGAACCAGACCTTGAAGCAGGCTCTGGTGTACGAGAGCTTGGCCGCGGAAAATATGT GCGAATGTCGGACCTTCTGCTGGAGTTCCTTAAGGTGCAACTCGGCGACGCTGAAGGAGGGAGTGTCGAGGGTGACCTGCGATCTGTCGGAGTCTGGTCCTTCGAATGCCACGGCTGAAGCGAGGACCGGCGTGACCTCGTCTATTTTCTGGTTGG AACCTCTGAACCTCACGTACCTTGAAGTTCTCCCTCGGGGTATTTACTGGGTTCCCGCCTTCAAGACCAACTTCACGGCAGCGGCAAGCATCTGCTCGAGCGTCTTTGGCCACCGACTTATGGTTGTCAAGAAGGAGAGCGAACGTCAACTCATGTCTAGGGCGGCTATGGCAATGA AAGCACCCATTCTCCTGCACCTCACGAAGAGCAAGGCCGGCGAACCCGTTTGGGGCGACGGGACATCCTACACGAACACCGTCATGGCCTCAACCGTACAACCCGGGATGATGCACTCAGCTATGCCGGTTTACAAGTACGTTTTGAACAGGAATTATCCGGCGCTGATGGAGACAGATTACGTCACGGAGGACTTCTTCCTGTGTCAGGGGGACCTGGATcaatga